One stretch of Armigeres subalbatus isolate Guangzhou_Male chromosome 2, GZ_Asu_2, whole genome shotgun sequence DNA includes these proteins:
- the LOC134217567 gene encoding protein Wnt-4 has protein sequence MEGFRRKMILYGVLLFSVMWCISECNDIIISNGNEETSLPAKNTVMAVFSPMTKSPGPCRFLSGTRRQNHQCRRDTGLPDAIKEARRLAVTHCEEQFRYDRWNCSIETRGKRNIFKKVYRETAFVHALTAAAITYSVARACAEGKMAKCQCASEKRPEATRLAWKWGGCSDNIKHGKRVTRNFLELQPADGDAVAEMLRHDSEVGIQAVTTTMNDRCKCHGVSGSCSLKTCWRKLGDFNATAAMLRTKYHHAIRKIPINNKTSRRAVPKEFRERDGNYDQLFYFETSPTFCSVTRGRRCLHPDNCATLCCGRGYTTKVIKTIEKCRCRFTNGRCCQIICDYCEKFEDRYYCK, from the exons AAATGAGGAAACATCGCTCCCGGCGAAAAACACCGTGATGGCCGTTTTCAGCCCGATGACCAAATCTCCCGGTCCTTGCCGGTTCCTCTCGGGCACTCGCCGGCAGAACCATCAATGTCGCCGTGACACAGGCCTACCGGATGCAATCAAGGAAGCGCGGCGGCTTGCCGTCACTCACTGCGAAGAGCAGTTCCGCTACGACCGTTGGAATTGTTCGATCGAAACGCGAGGAAAGCGAAACATATTTAAGAAG GTATATCGCGAAACAGCATTCGTGCACGCTTTGACTGCGGCAGCCATCACCTACTCGGTGGCCCGTGCTTGCGCCGAGGGGAAGATGGCCAAATGCCAGTGCGCGTCGGAGAAGCGTCCGGAAGCCACACGGCTGGCGTGGAAATGGGGCGGCTGCAGTGATAACATAAAGCACGGCAAACGAGTCACGAGAAATTTTCTGGAGCTCCAACCAGCTGATGGTGATGCGGTGGCAGAGATGCTGCGACACGATAGTGAG GTTGGCATACAAGCCGTTACGACAACGATGAATGATCGCTGCAAATGTCATGGAGTTTCCGGTTCGTGTTCACTGAAAACATGCTGGAGGAAATTGGGAGATTTCAACGCCACAGCCGCCATGCTTAGAACCAAATACCATCATGCCATTCGGAAAATTCCGATTAATAACAAGACCTCGAGAAGGGCGGTGCCAAAGGAATTCAGAGAAAGG GACGGAAACTACGACCAGTTGTTCTACTTCGAGACATCACCCACGTTCTGCTCGGTGACACGCGGAAGAAGATGTCTCCATCCGGACAATTGCGCCACTCTGTGCTGTGGTCGTGGCTACACTACAAAAGTGATTAAAACCATTGAAAAATGTCGCTGCCGATTTACGAACGGACGGTGCTGCCAGATAATTTGCGATTATTGTGAGAAGTTTGAAGATAGATATTACTGTAAATAA